A single Biomphalaria glabrata chromosome 2, xgBioGlab47.1, whole genome shotgun sequence DNA region contains:
- the LOC106065134 gene encoding uncharacterized protein LOC106065134: protein METRLTITAQFISDGRSLGYEGERLERYVAEQKEDYEKAKKEEFEREKSRFEREKEQFEREDKAKREEHERWKKRDARKEIKRKEEMELERMKEKSITAAGTATQAEVRPRNVLDKLDRE from the coding sequence ATGGAAACTAGGCTGACAATAACTGCCCAGTTTATAAGTGATGGTCGTTCTCTGGGGTACGAAGGTGAAAGGTTAGAGAGGTATGTGGCTGAGCAGAAAGAAGACTATGAAAAAGCTAAGAAAGAGGAGTTTGAACGAGAAAAGTCCAGATTTGAACGCGAGAAGGAGCAGTTTGAACGTGAGGATAAGGCCAAGCGTGAGGAACACGAGAGGTGGAAAAAAAGAGATGCCAGGAAGGAAATCAAGAGGAAAGAGGAGATGGAACTAGAAAGAATGAAggaaaagtcaataacagcggCTGGGACGGCAACACAGGCAGAGGTGCGGCCTAGAAATGTTTTAGATAAACTTGACAGGGAATGA
- the LOC129924396 gene encoding uncharacterized protein LOC129924396, whose product MTVITKSQGLQFYPGLVVSQRVQVLRDTGSTSVVIRANFVRSNQYTGNEIEATAFNGTVSKLPEALIHITTPFFSGHVEALVAQNLPVDLIVGNIQGVRDCTTQDLIEWNNTIEMSQECNVVVTRSMQKEKERLETEHIEHKNSDKVVQENKNDKKANHSHLQTNELEQFHSEEFKVEQKNDETLFKMFKKAQSNINPQENNDPYFKEGLLMKNSQYKNKTVEQIIVPKVYRKTIINTSHDVPFAGHMGVTKTKKRILQDFYWPGITKDVKKHISTCHICQMKSPKGNKIQAPLQTMELTEKPFQKVAVDLIGPMPIESSRNHKYILTLVDTCTRWPEAIPLVNISAIDVTRALSEIFSRTGLPEVILSDRGSQFTADITKTFMEMYNIKMKFTTPYHPQSNGLCERFNKTLKQIISKIANDNPQNWDLLLPAALFAYRESIQDTTGFSPFEMLYGANPRGPITTFKESLLKSHHDASDKKTAFQHVLNTRNTVINACEIAKEATAKVNAASHRRINEHRKLRYFEPGDKVKLLLPDKKNKFFIKWQGPFTILRKVTDVDYEININNRNKVFHINMLQKYNEATDTEEEDDELEKHISCLAIIPEEKEEDMDELVVPTTTSRQTETWHAVKLDNLSSQRKKDIMNLLQEYADIFTDVPGKTTIINHEIKLTSDKPTKSRPYPLPINYRDFLQKEINDLLEQGIIEHSNSPYAAPIVLVKRSQSSSPRMCVDFRQLNKITCLDSYPMPNPEDLMSQFSGAKYFTKLDLTRGYYQIPMTQDSKQYTAFTTAFGLFQYNYMPFGLVNASSTFNRAIHRMFGQRKDTVSYIDDICVFHNTWEDHIKGLKEIFQQLKDNGFTVKPSKVELAKSEVTFLGYKVGNNSLKTQDDIIKRILDIKIPQTKKQVRSILGLCNFYRCFIPNYASLTTLLTNLTKKGQSNTIPWSPELEETIKKIKYAFAQESILKLPDKKKRFYLATDASSSAIGACLMQEYEGIPHPVFFINRKLSSAETRYSTIERECLAIVWAISKFSKYLLGAPFTLQTDHAPLAFLNSKKMSNSRLTRWSLQLMDYQFDVKTVPGKLNVFADTLSRCI is encoded by the coding sequence ATGACTGTTATCACTAAATCACAAGGACTTCAGTTTTATCCTGGATTAGTCGTTTCTCAAAGAGTACAGGTGTTACGAGACACAGGTAGCACTTCAGTTGTTATACGTGCAAATTTTGTGAGATCAAATCAATATACAGGCAATGAAATCGAAGCCACTGCTTTCAACGGCACTGTAAGTAAATTACCAGAAGCTTTGATACATATTACGACTCCATTTTTCAGTGGACATGTAGAAGCTTTAGTAGCTCAAAATCTACCTGTTGATCTCATAGTTGGTAATATACAGGGAGTGCGTGACTGTACTACACAAGATCTTATTGAATggaacaatacaatagaaatgAGTCAAGAATGCAATGTAGTAGTTACAAGGTCAatgcaaaaagaaaaggaaagactTGAAACTGAACATATTGAACACAAGAATTCTGATAAAGttgttcaagaaaataaaaatgataagaaGGCAAACCATTCGCATCTACAGACAAATGAACTTGAACAATTTCATAGCGAGGAATTTAAAGTTGAACAGAAAAATgatgaaacattatttaaaatgtttaaaaaggcTCAATCGAACATCAATCCACAAGAAAATAATGATCCTTATTTTAAAGAGGGACTACTTATGAAGAACagtcaatacaaaaataaaactgttgAGCAAATTATAGTTCCAAAAGTATACAGAAAGACCATTATTAATACAAGCCACGATGTACCGTTTGCTGGACATATGGGAGTTACCAAGACCAAGAAAAGAATACTTCAAGATTTTTACTGGCCAGGTATTACTAAAGATGTAAAGAAGCACATTAGTACCTGTCATATTTGTCAAATGAAAAGTCCAAAAGGTAACAAAATACAAGCGCCATTGCAGACAATGGAATTGACTGAGAAACCATTTCAAAAAGTAGCAGTTGATTTAATTGGTCCAATGCCAATTGAATCCAGCAGAAatcacaaatatattttaactttaGTAGACACATGTACTAGATGGCCAGAAGCTATTCCGTTAGTCAATATTTCTGCAATTGATGTTACCAGAGCTTTATCTGAAATTTTTTCAAGGACAGGGTTACCTGAAGTTATACTTTCTGACCGAGGTAGTCAGTTTACAGCAGATATAACTAAGACATTTATGGAGATGTACAACATCAAGATGAAGTTTACAACACCATACCATCCTCAAAGCAACGGGCTTTGTGAACGGtttaacaaaacattgaaacaaATTATATCAAAAATAGCAAATGATAATCCGCAGAATTGGGATCTCCTTTTACCAGCTGCATTATTTGCTTATAGAGAAAGTATCCAAGACACCACAGGATTTTCTCCTTTTGAAATGTTATATGGAGCTAATCCAAGAGGTCCTATAACTACCTTCAAAGAATCACTACTTAAGTCACACCATGATGCATCAGATAAGAAAACCGCATTTCAGCATGTTCTCAATACAAGAAATACAGTAATAAATGCATGTGAAATAGCTAAGGAAGCAACAGCCAAAGTTAATGCTGCAAGTCATAGAAGAATAAATGAACATAGAAAACTTAGGTACTTTGAACCAGGCGAcaaagttaaattattattacctgATAAGAAAAATAAGTTCTTTATTAAATGGCAGGGTCCATTTACTATTTTAAGAAAAGTCACAGATGTagattatgaaataaatatcaataacagAAACAAAGTGTTTCATATCAACATGCTACAGAAATACAACGAAGCTACTGATACAGAAGAAGAAGACGATGAACTTGAAAAACATATTTCATGCTTAGCGATTATTCCAGAAGAAAAAGAGGAGGATATGGATGAATTAGTAGTGCCAACTACAACTTCTAGACAGACTGAAACCTGGCATGCTGTCAAACTGGACAATTTATCAtcacagagaaaaaaagatataatgAATCTACTCCAAGAGTATGCTGATATATTTACAGATGTTCCAGGTAAAACAACCATTATAAATCATGAAATCAAATTGACAAGTGACAAACCTACCAAGTCACGTCCATATCCACTACCTATTAATTATAGAGATTTCCTTCAGAAAGAAATCAATGATCTTTTAGAACAAGGCATAATTGAACACTCGAATTCACCTTATGCTGCTCCAATAGTGCTTGTAAAACGTTCACAGTCATCATCGCCAAGAATGTGTGTAGACTTTCgacagttaaataaaataacatgccTTGATTCATATCCAATGCCTAATCCAGAGGATTTAATGTCACAGTTTTCTGGAGCTAAGTATTTTACGAAACTCGATTTGACAAGAGGATATTATCAAATACCTATGACACAGGATTCAAAACAATACACTGCTTTTACTACAGCCTTCGGCCTTTTTCAATATAATTACATGCCATTCGGTTTAGTAAATGCTAGCAGTACTTTTAACCGAGCAATTCATAGGATGTTCGGACAACGAAAAGACACAGTGTCCTATATTGACGACATATGTGTGTTTCATAATACATGGGAAGATCATATTAAAGGACTCAAAGAAATCTTCCAACAATTGAAAGACAATGGATTTACTGTAAAACCAAGCAAAGTTGAATTAGCAAAATCAGAAGTTACATTTTTAGGTTATAAAGTTGGAAACAATTCACTGAAAACACAGGACgatattattaaacgaatttTGGACATTAAAATACCTCAAACAAAAAAGCAGGTTAGAAGTATATTAGGACTTTGTAATTTTTACAGATGCTTTATTCCAAATTACGCATCACTGACAACACTTCTTACTAACCTTACGAAGAAAGGACAATCTAACACGATTCCATGGTCACCAGAATTAGAAGAGACCATAAAGAAAATTAAGTATGCTTTTGCACAAGAATCCATTTTGAAATTACCAGACAAGAAGAAGCGGTTTTATCTTGCTACAGATGCTTCCTCATCGGCAATAGGAGCATGTCTAATGCAAGAATATGAAGGCATTCCACATCCTGTATTTTTTATAAACAGAAAACTATCTTCAGCAGAGACCAGATACTCGACCATAGAGCGAGAGTGCCTGGCGATTGTCTGGGCCATTTCAAAATTTAGCAAATACCTGTTGGGAGCACCTTTTACTTTACAGACAGATCATGCACCACTGGCATTTCTCAActctaaaaaaatgtcaaatagtCGTCTGACACGATGGAGTTTGCAGTTAATGGACTATCAGTTTGATGTAAAGACTGTTCCAGGAAAATTGAATGTTTTTGCTGATACTTTGTCCAGATGTATTTAG